In the Arachis ipaensis cultivar K30076 chromosome B10, Araip1.1, whole genome shotgun sequence genome, one interval contains:
- the LOC107623457 gene encoding uncharacterized protein LOC107623457 has translation MLWRALSLRKPSATCFFQLNQQRGMHDRNKKAMAFIAKGWNALKEVDRVIDYCELNDTRLIPLLLRAKENFELALEADNTNTHARYWLSRLHMKYHVPGANKAVGAALLVEAADMGDADAQFALGCQLRIENDYVQSDQQAFYYLQKAVDQLHPGALYLLGAVYLTGDCVKQDIASALWCFHRASEKGHAGAAIAFGSLLLKGVKVPETITKFSSKRGSATRKAGKGKESLAIDPVEMAREKFQIAAKAGCDLGFKWLARLEEEERRLLTEGYSDSNNVSS, from the exons ATGCTGTGGAGGGCATTGTCCTTGCGGAAACCCTCTGCCACTTGTTTCTTCCAATTGAATCAGCAGAGAGGAATGCATGATAGGAACAAGAAGGCGATGGCGTTCATCGCAAAAGGTTGGAACGCGTTGAAGGAGGTCGATAGGGTAATTGATTACTGCGAGCTCAATGATACACGCCTCATCCCTCTGCTTCTTAGAGCAAAGGAGAATTTTGAGCTTGCTTTGGAGGCTGACAACACCAACACGCATGCTAGGTATTGGTTATCCAGATTGCACATGAAGTATCATGTTCCTGGCGCTAATAAAGCCGTTGGAGCTGCTTTATTGGTCGAAGCTGCTGACATGGGTGATGCTGATGCACAATTTGCATTGGGTTGTCAATTGAGAATTGAG AATGACTACGTCCAATCAGATCAACAAGCTTTTTATTATTTGCAGAAAGCTGTTGATCAG TTGCATCCAGGTGCTCTTTACCTTTTGGGTGCTGTATATTTGACGGGCGATTGCGTGAAGCAAGATATTGCTTCAGCATTGTGGTGTTTTCATAGGGCTTCAGAGAAG GGCCATGCCGGAGCAGCTATAGCATTTGGATCTCTTCTTCTTAAAG GTGTTAAGGTTCCAGAAACAATAACAAAATTCAGTTCGAAGAGAGGTTCTGCTACTCGCAAAGCTGGGAAGGGGAAAGAAAGTCTTGCAATTGATCCGGTAGAGATGGCACGAGAAAAGTTCCAGATAGCGGCAAAGGCAGGATGTGATCTTGGATTCAAATGGCTTGCTAGGTTAGAGGAGGAAGAGAGGCGATTACTTACTGAAGGGTATTCGGATTCAAATAATGTGTCCAGTTAG